In Corylus avellana chromosome ca2, CavTom2PMs-1.0, the following proteins share a genomic window:
- the LOC132169420 gene encoding glucan endo-1,3-beta-glucosidase 4-like, producing the protein MAKSALSLSIPLLFLLLLSLNSEGPLKHADAKGNSTWCVAKPSSSDAELTANINFSCDQLKDCKVIQEGGPCFLPNTLMHHASVVMNLYYKQMGQNSWNCDFISSALITFTDPKGPLKHANAKGNRSWCVAKPSSSDAELTANINFSCDQLKDCKLIQEGGQCFLPNTLIHHASVVMNLYYKQMGQNSWNCDFISSALITLTDPSNDCCTYA; encoded by the exons ATGGCTAAATCAGCTCTTTCACTTTCCATTCCCCTCCTTTTCCTTCTGCTTTTGTCCCTCAATTCAG AAGGGCCTCTGAAGCATGCTGATGCAAAG GGGAATAGTACTTGGTGTGTTGCCAAGCCTTCTTCAAGCGATGCAGAACTGACAGCAAACATCAACTTCTCCTGCGATCAACTGAAAGATTGCAAGGTGATACAAGAAGGAGGCCCATGCTTTTTACCCAACACCCTCATGCACCATGCTTCTGTTGTCATGAATCTTTACTACAAACAGATGGGCCAAAACAGCTGGAACTGTGACTTCATCAGCTCTGCTCTCATCACTTTCACTGATCCAA AAGGGCCTCTGAAGCATGCTAATGCAAAG GGGAATAGAAGTTGGTGTGTTGCTAAGCCTTCTTCAAGCGATGCAGAACTGACAGCAAACATCAACTTCTCCTGCGATCAACTGAAAGATTGCAAGCTGATACAAGAAGGAGGCCAATGCTTTTTACCCAACACCCTCATTCACCATGCTTCTGTTGTCATGAATCTTTACTACAAACAGATGGGCCAAAACAGCTGGAACTGTGACTTCATCAGCTCTGCTCTCATCACTCTCACTGATCCAA GTAATGATTGCTGCACTTATGCTTAG
- the LOC132169421 gene encoding F-box protein CPR1-like gives MTNILPQELITEILSLLLVKPLLRFQCVSKAWFVVINDPDFIKMHLNRSIETNRERALIADANNQRFSEPVQIYRPFNHPTNTFIKIVGHCNGLVCLHICPFCCSNIEERNIYPNEIVIWNPLIRKYKKLPFKPIEIPDDYVFKVAFGYDQINDDYKVVRILKPQPHLARVAEVGHLVYSLRGNSWRRVEDKWPRKDLYLHMHCSASLNGALHWVADRSGLTSAIIAFDLSTEKFRVHALPIKSKSCAFEYNTHLVVLGGCLCVWEANCEQFFDVWVMKEYGVAASNWTRLYRLPHSPQQTPSYSKPLALSNNGEEVLMHEFSGKLYCYNTKKKRSRIVEIQKRIEKCELNLLVVGSLLLLDGMIELEIG, from the exons ATGACGAATATACTCCCGCAAGAGCTCATCACCGAAATACTTTCTCTACTGCTCGTCAAACCTCTGCTGCGTTTTCAATGCGTTTCCAAGGCATGGTTTGTTGTAATCAACGACCCAGATTTCATCAAGATGCACCTCAATCGCTCCATTGAGACCAACCGAGAACGCGCTCTCATTGCAGATGCAAACAAC CAACGGTTCAGCGAGCCAGTGCAGATCTACCGGCCATTCAACCATCCAACAAATACGTTCATTAAAATTGTAGGCCATTGCAACGGCCTGGTTTGCCTCCATATCTGTCCCTTTTGTTGCTCCAATATTGAAGAAAGAAACATATATCCCAATGAGATAGTGATTTGGAATCCATTgatcagaaaatacaaaaagttaCCCTTTAAGCCCATAGAAATTCCTGATGATTATGTGTTCAAAGTAGCATTTGGGTATGACCAAATCAACGACGACTACAAGGTTGTAAGGATTTTGAAGCCCCAGCCACATCTTGCACGTGTCGCCGAAGTTGGTCATCTTGTATATAGTCTTAGAGGAAATTCTTGGAGAAGGGTGGAAGACAAATGGCCTCGCAAGGATTTGTATTTGCATATGCATTGCTCGGCTTCCTTGAACGGTGCTTTGCATTGGGTGGCTGATCGGAGTGGGTTAACAAGTGCCATTATCGCATTCGATCTCAGCACCGAGAAATTTCGAGTGCATGCACTTCCGATTAAAAGTAAATCTTGCGCATTCGAATACAATACACATTTGGTGGTCTTGGGAGGATGCCTGTGTGTTTGGGAGGCTAATTGTGAACAATTTTTTGACGTTTGGGTGATGAAGGAGTACGGGGTGGCGGCGAGCAATTGGACACGGCTTTATAGGTTGCCGCATAGTCCACAACAAACTCCTTCCTACTCCAAGCCTTTAGCCCTCTCAAACAATGGCGAAGAGGTTTTGATGCATGAGTTTTCAGGGAAACTTTATTGTTataacacaaaaaagaaaagaagcaggaTTGTCGAGATTCAGAAAAGGATCGAAAAATGCGAGTTGAACCTTCTTGTTGTGGGAAGCCTCCTTCTCCTTGATGGGATGATAGAATTAGAGATTGGATGA
- the LOC132169422 gene encoding F-box protein CPR1-like, with amino-acid sequence MHCSASFNGALHWVAGRRGLTSAIVAFDLTTEKYRVHVLPIGITSFCAFEYNTHLVVLGGCLCVWEVKDEQFFDVWVMKEYGVAASNWTPLYRLPQSPQQTPSYFKPLALSNNGEEVLMVLMQKFVGKFLGKLYWYNIKKKRSRVVEIQERIKKCKLNIHVVVGSLLLLDGELDH; translated from the coding sequence ATGCATTGCTCGGcttcctttaatggtgctttgCATTGGGTGGCTGGTCGGAGGGGGTTAACAAGTGCCATTGTCGCATTCGATCTCACCACCGAGAAATATCGAGTGCATGTGCTTCCGATTGGAATTACATCGTTTTGCGCATTCGAATACAATACACATTTGGTGGTCTTGGGAGGATGCCTGTGTGTTTGGGAGGTTAAAGATGAACAATTTTTTGACGTTTGGGTGATGAAAGAGTACGGGGTGGCAGCGAGCAATTGGACACCGCTTTATAGGTTGCCGCAGAGTCCGCAACAAACTCCTTCCTACTTCAAGCCTTTAGCCCTCTCAAACAATGGCGAAGAGGTTTTGATGGTTTTGATGCAGAAGTTCGTAGGGAAGTTCTTAGGAAAACTTTATTGgtataacataaaaaagaagagaagcaggGTTGTTGAGATTCAGGAAAGGATCAAAAAATGCAAGTTAAACATTCATGTTGTTGTGGGAAGCCTCCTTCTCCTTGATGGGGAGCTTGACCATTGA